The Andrena cerasifolii isolate SP2316 chromosome 14, iyAndCera1_principal, whole genome shotgun sequence genome contains a region encoding:
- the LOC143376596 gene encoding trypsin-1-like, translated as MRFPWLLGLPVALLLASEICQAVTIGDRVKNFFGIFGNKPPSAAQEAGPCYCSCGVRNEESRIVGGQTTRVNEFPWMARLSYLNKFYCGGTLINDRYVLTAAHCVKGFMWFMIKVTFGEHDRCLEKGADTRYVVRILTGDFNLLNFDNDIALLRLNERVPLSDTTRPICLPSVRDNQYVGTKAIAAGWGTLQEDGKPSCLLQEVEVPVMSLQECRSTNYSPRMISDNMMCAGYVDGKKDSCQGDSGGPLVAEREDKKYELIGVVSWGNGCARPGYPGVYTRVTRYIDWIVYHSREGCFCENN; from the exons GCGGTCACAATCGGCGACAGGGTGAAAAACTTTTTCGGTATCTTTGGTAACAAGCCACCAAGTGCCGCACAAGAAGCTGGGCCGTGCTATTGCA GCTGCGGGGTGCGGAACGAGGAAAGCCGAATAGTCGGAGGTCAAACGACACGTGTTAACGAATTCCCATGGATGGCGAGGCtctcttatttaaataaattttactgtGGCGGTACGTTGATAAACGACCGCTACGTCCTGACAGCGGCTCACTGTGTCAAAGG GTTCATGTGGTTCATGATCAAGGTGACGTTCGGCGAACACGACAGGTGCCTCGAGAAGGGGGCTGACACTAGATACGTGGTCAGAATACTAACCGGGGACTTCAACCTCTTGAATTTTGACAACGACATCGCCCTGCTGCGTCTCAACGAGAGGGTGCCTCTCAGCGACACCACAAGACCCATTTGCCTGCCGTCTGTAAGAG ATAACCAGTACGTCGGGACCAAGGCGATCGCAGCCGGCTGGGGCACCCTGCAAGAGGACGGCAAGCCCTCCTGCCTCCTGCAGGAAGTCGAGGTGCCGGTTATGAGCCTCCAGGAGTGCCGCAGCACCAACTACAGCCCTCGCATGATCTCAGACAACATGATGTGCGCGGGATACGTCGATGGCAAGAAGGACTCCTGTCAG gGAGACAGCGGAGGACCCCTGGTAGCCGAACgcgaggacaagaaatacgagCTCATAGGTGTAGTGTCCTGGGGTAACGGATGTGCTCGGCCAGGGTACCCTGGTGTCTACACAAGAGTCACGCGATACATAGACTGGATCGTCTACCATTCGCGAGAGGGATGCTTCTGTGAGAACAACTGA
- the LOC143376595 gene encoding vitamin K-dependent protein C has product MKLQDFVKYLVCVFLIATKSISCGQPDSTDIQEDETRTARGVLDFLFGRFKACGNCLCGRPNRSGEARFLGGEYTKSHEFPWLANIHARAQLIFSGVLINDRYVLTAASQLVGITAPEIKVSLGEYDRCSLDVSSARVSVESITLYPEYNPDSQAHDLALIKLSQSIKFERRISPICLPNPGSTYLGQVGTLVGWTARKTDDRNNNQTCRPRKLGLPILGRDECITSGVNPVNFHNDSGCAGVLGGNSIVCENDVGSSVQYRSYAGVYDLVGIISDANKCVGDAPGVSIFTRIGPHLNWLLQQTKDACYCPK; this is encoded by the exons ATGAAGCTGCAAGACTTCGTCAAGTATCTCGTCTGCGTTTTTCTGATCGCCACGAAATCGATTAGCTGCGGCCAGCCGGACTCCACT GACATTCAGGAGGATGAAACCAGAACTGCGCGCGGCGTGCTGGACTTCCTGTTCGGCAGGTTCAAAGCATGTGGCAACTGTC TTTGCGGGCGACCGAACCGTTCCGGTGAAGCGCGATTTCTTGGTGGGGAATACACGAAATCGCACGAGTTCCCATGGCTCGCGAATATCCACGCGAGAGCTCAGTTGATTTTCAGCGGGGTTCTGATAAACGATCGCTATGTCCTCACGGCAGCCAGTCAGCTCGTTGG CATAACTGCACCAGAAATAAAAGTATCCCTTGGAGAGTATGATCGTTGCAGTTTAGATGTGTCATCTGCGAGAGTCAGCGTAGAATCGATCACTCTGTATCCAGAATATAACCCAGACTCCCAGGCCCACGATTTGGCGTTGATAAAACTGAGTCAATCGATCAAGTTCGAGAGGAGAATATCGCCTATCTGCTTGCCGAATCCAG GGTCCACTTATCTAGGACAAGTGGGAACCTTAGTTGGATGGACGGCGAGGAAAACGGACGACAGGAACAACAATCAGACCTGCCGACCGCGAAAACTGGGTCTACCGATTTTAGGTCGCGACGAATGCATAACGTCTGGTGTGAATCCCGTGAATTTTCATAACGACTCTGGTTGTGCTGGTGTTTTAGGAGGAAATTCCATCGTATGCGAg AATGACGTGGGCTCTTCCGTGCAATACCGTTCATATGCAGGTGTTTATGATCTTGTTG GTATAATCTCGGATGCAAATAAATGTGTCGGCGATGCTCCTGGAGTTTCGATTTTCACAAGAATTGGTCCCCACCTTAACTGGCTATTGCAACAAACCAAAGATGCGTGCTACTGTCCTAAATGA
- the LOC143376594 gene encoding uncharacterized protein LOC143376594, producing the protein MGKRTARSFCELGTVIFLLYFAKVPSATSAPIEQSILGVMNADRDLRCDVPTFLYDSNITQTCSNLTYPGESLKFTVEKKNTFLCLAFYDTWYKACDPSQILKPFTNTSTFYSYIQKFFPKGGEESQTMFCENVKDVVFSHKKLQPWLSQINLKRPKVCDRMCFNVDETFNPFCAILAWSKSIDDNKKRDVVPKGNTATEVDQRVEPKVVGPELNKGSRQGTTGKEISKDTNDAKNNPHISPAVITKSEPVIETLVPKIMQKSSEISVSKPSPITNSDPVEKHETSNNNSPLASKDQEEAPPNINPANVSDNSRKPSEAIHSSTNNVDNGVAESGKDANDDIRTSTLSENTQDHDPSVSQGEWNPSEEDQNDDQAIETGDQRPSILEVSGRKDTTSSFHSIRPDDESHFITYFTIISMVSIAAYIGYHNKQKILAIVLEGRRARNSRGRRRPSTANYRKLDCTLEEAVTSQCNANVTHVIY; encoded by the exons ATGGGAAAACGTACGGCTCGTTCATTCTGCGAGCTCGGTACtgtcatttttcttctttatttcgcAAAAGTGCCAAGCGCGACGAGTGCACCAATAGAGCAAAGTATTCTAGGTGTCATGAACGCGGACCGGGATCTTCGATGCGATGTGCCAACATTTTTGTACGACAGTAACATCACACAAACTTGCTCCAATTTAACCTACCCAGGGGAAAGCCTAAAGTTCACGGTCGAAAAGAAAAATACTTTCTTGTGTCTTGCGTTTTACGACACGTGGTACAAAGCTTGTGATCCTAGTCAAATACTAAAGCCATTCACTAACACATCTACGTTTTACTCGTACATTCAGAAGTTCTTCCCTAAGGGAGGCGAAGAGAGTCAAACTATGTTTTGTGAAAATGTTAAAGACGTAGTGTTCTCACATAAAAAGTTACAGCCATGGTTATCGCAGATAAATTTAAAGAGACCCAAAGTATGCGACCGAATGTGTTTTAATGTGGACGAGACATTTAATCCGTTCTGTGCTATATTGGCTTGGAGTAAAAGTATCGATGATAACAAAAAGAGGGATGTGGTACCCAAAGGGAATACAGCTACTGAAGTGGACCAGCGGGTGGAGCCCAAAGTCGTTGGACCTGAGCTGAATAAGGGTTCGAGACAGGGCACGACAGGGAAAGAAATTAGCAAAGATACGAACGATGCTAAAAACAATCCTCATATTAGTCCAGCGGTAATAACAAAATCAGAACCTGTAATTGAGACGTTAGTGCCGAAAATAATGCAGAAGTCGTCTGAAATATCTGTTTCCAAACCTTCTCCAATAACAAACTCCGATCCTGTTGAGAAACATGAGACCAGCAATAATAACAGTCCCCTTGCGTCAAAAGATCAGGAAGAAGCACCACCTAATATTAACCCAGCTAATGTTTCTGATAATTCACGTAAACCCTCCGAGGCTATTCATTCTAGTactaataatgttgataatggGGTTGCGGAGAGTGGAAAAGATGCTAACGACGATATCAGGACAAGTACGCTATCAGAAAACACCCAGGATCATGACCCTTCTGTTAGTCAAGGAGAGTGGAATCCCAGCGAAGAGg ATCAGAATGATGATCAGGCTATTGAAACAG GTGATCAAAGACCAAGTATACTTGAAGTTTCGGGACGAAAGGATACCACATCTTCCTTTCACAGTATAAGACCCGACGATGAATCCCACTTTATCACTTACTTTACTATTATTTCTATGGTCTCTATCGCCGCGTACATCGGTTACCACAATAAACAGAAG ATATTAGCTATTGTATTAGAAGGTCGGAGAGCACGAAATAGCCGTGGGAGACGGCGCCCGAGCACAGCTAATTATCGTAAGCTCGATTGTACACTAGAAGAAGCGGTCACGTCACAGTGTAATGCAAATGTTACCCACGTCATATATTAA